CTGCGGTTGCGGCAATGATCGCGCGCGCCGCGCCATTCCCGACCGGAAGCGATTCCGCCGAACCATCCAGAAACGCGATATTGAAGCCGTTCGTTTGCCCAATTGCGGCGTCGCGCATGTTTTCAGCCGGTTCGATGCCGAGAATGCGCATGCTGGGAGGAAGCGCTTTCGCCAGCTGGCGAGTGAATATACCGGTGCCACATCCGACGTCGAGCACAGGCGCATCGTCAGAGACCGGGACGTCCGTGATATGGGCCGCGAGGGAGGCTACCATCTCATCAGGATATTGCGGCCGAAAGCGTGCATAACCGCCGCTGAGCGTATTGAAACGATCACGAAATCCGGCCGGCGTGTCTGAAGACATTCCACTCTTCCTCGATACTGCGGTCCCTGGATTCGAAGGATTTACGCCGCCGAGAAAGCAGCCATTCGTATCGTACCGTATGATCGGAACACTTGACATATGCGTTCTACCGGGGCTTTCCCTGCCGTAGTCTGTCTGCAGTCTACGATGTGATCGCCGGATGCCTGCTGGCGTAGATGCTGCAATGGGGTGCCGGCTTCTTTGAGTTTAGCGACGATGAGATTTCTGCATGGGCAGGAATCAGAAATGCACAGCTGCCGTCAGGGGTTAGTTTCGGTCGTCACTTTGCCTCATGCACTCGCGCAGGAACTCGATGAATCTTTGCGTCTTGGCGGGCAGCAGGCGTGTTTCGGTGATCGCATAGACAGGAACAGGTGTAGCCTGCCACTGCGGCAGCACGCGGCGCAACCGTCCGCCCGCCATATCCTCGGCGACAATTTCCTCCGCCAGTACGACGATGCCCAGATCGAACGCGGCGAGGCGACGCATCATCCCGATACTGTTGAGCTGGAAGCGGCCGCCGACCGTGACCTCGACCGCTTCGTTTTCGGGATCGACCAGGCGGCGGTGGCAACGATCGGCAATCGTATCAGCAGCACAGAGGTACAAGATGCCGCCGAGGGGGTAGTGCGGCCCTTCCAGCAGGCCGTCGGTAGCGCCGCAGCTGCCTACCCCGAAAGTGCGTTGTTCGATCAGTTGCTGCTCTTCCCGATGAAGCTCGGCCTGTCGATCGCACTGGCCTCGACGGCGATGCTCGCCAGCCCGATCGCAATGACAAAGCGACTGCAGACGACCGGCATCAGTCGATAAAGGACGCTTCTTCGTCCGTCTCGCCTTCGCCGCCTTCCGAGGCGGCGATTTCGTTTTGAACTGCATGTCGGCTGAGCAGGCCCGCATCATCGAGCGCCTCGATGTTCGGCAGGTCGCGCAGCGTCTCCATGCCGAAGGCCGAGAGGAAGTGTGGCGTCGTCACATAGGTATAGGGTGCACCCGGCGTTGGGCTGCGCGGCCCGGAGCCGATGAATCCAGCGCCGCGCAGATTGCCAATGGTGTCGCGGCTAACCTCCTTGCCAAAGATCTTTGACAGCTCTCCACGGGTGACCGGCTGGAAATATCCCACCGCCATCAGCACCATCGCCTCGAACTCGGAGAGCGGCGTTGCCGCGCCGCGCGTTGGTGCAGCTAACGCTCGTATCGCGGCCGCATAACGCAAACGCGTTCGGTGCTGCCAGCCGCCGGCGACTGACACCAGCTCGTAGGGCCGTTCTCGCAACTCCTCGATGAGATCGTCGATTAGCAGATCAATACTGCAGTCTTTTCCCACCACGCGCGCCAAGGTCTCGCGGCTGACCGGCTCGGCCGAGGCAAAGATCACTGCCTCGACCCGCATCATCCATTCCCGCCAGCGCATATCCGCCGGCAGATCTTCTAGCTCACGATCAAACAGGACATCGCCCTGGGGATTCTTTTTTGCGTTCCGGCGTGGTTGCGATGCTGCGCTCATCCAACTCGCCTCACAACCCAAAGATCCGGAACGAGGATCGGTCGGACAATTCGCGCACTGCGTCGGAACTTTCGAGACGATCAAACAGCCGGTTCGCCGCCCAACGCGATAGAGCGCTTCCTGACGCCGACGCCGGAATAGCGTCTTCGGTCAGCAATCTGCGGATAACCGGCTCGGCGCCCTTCGTCCGCACTTGGGGCGCCACCGCCAGCAACCGTGCGGCACGGCGGTCGATTTCGGCGGCGGACCGCATGGCTCCCTCAACGCCGTCGATGAGTGCCAGGCAGATTGCTTTCGGGTAAGCCGGCTCGCCCGGACGGACACGGCCGCGGCCACCGATGGTGCGGAAGGCGGACCCGAAGCGCTCGGGCAGCAGCAGCGGCACGGGTTTGAGCCAGTTCAGTTTGTTCGCCAACACGACTTCGGCGACGCCAAGCGCCAGAACCTCCGCGTCCGGGCGAACGGCAGAGATCATCGTCAAAAAATCCGCCAGCACGAAAGGGGCTGCTCGCCGAGACTGGATGGCAGAATCGACCATGTCGGGGATCGAGGCAAGGCCATCATCCCACCGAATCTCGAGGAGGCCGGCGAGCTCCTGAACGAAGGGG
The Agrobacterium tumefaciens genome window above contains:
- a CDS encoding SMC-Scp complex subunit ScpB, translating into MSAASQPRRNAKKNPQGDVLFDRELEDLPADMRWREWMMRVEAVIFASAEPVSRETLARVVGKDCSIDLLIDDLIEELRERPYELVSVAGGWQHRTRLRYAAAIRALAAPTRGAATPLSEFEAMVLMAVGYFQPVTRGELSKIFGKEVSRDTIGNLRGAGFIGSGPRSPTPGAPYTYVTTPHFLSAFGMETLRDLPNIEALDDAGLLSRHAVQNEIAASEGGEGETDEEASFID
- a CDS encoding DUF1403 family protein translates to MDSLAPSAPTAPAWPPRLPGWALSRGRDLTECDAAFAAGIALKSLDDLVRAEPPWLGCWRDRLALKSAAVAAKMLGRNEEETVIRDAVLLAAADADPGPAGKLFLATRMLARRSGTITTPFVQELAGLLEIRWDDGLASIPDMVDSAIQSRRAAPFVLADFLTMISAVRPDAEVLALGVAEVVLANKLNWLKPVPLLLPERFGSAFRTIGGRGRVRPGEPAYPKAICLALIDGVEGAMRSAAEIDRRAARLLAVAPQVRTKGAEPVIRRLLTEDAIPASASGSALSRWAANRLFDRLESSDAVRELSDRSSFRIFGL